TGGAACGCGCGCAACCGTTACCGGTATTGAGCGCGCGGTGAAAGCGGCAAAACTGGCCAAGTTGTTTACGATTTCGCGTTTGACCTATCCCTGCCCAGAGGACGATTACCACACGAGTGCCGAAACCGTGAGGCTCATCGAACGCACGAAACCGGATTCGGTGACGCTCCAGTATCCATTCTTGGCGCCGGGCAGCGAGTGGTTTCGCAAACAGTCCACATTTGGATATCACGTGAACACGCTGGGATACGCGAAGGTGTCCATTGAGAATCGCAGACAATTCCCGTTGCCCGACATGTTGTGGCGCAATCTGCCTTTTCGGGTGGGCAATTTGAGCACAAGCGAAGTGATATCGGCTCAAACCTCATTGGGAGAGGAGATTTCGGCCAAAGGCTTCTCCGTGTCCGGTTCGGACTTTCTGTTGCGCGCCATCCGTCTGGCGGGGTATACCGTTAGCGACGCGGAACTCGTTCGCCGTACGCACCGTGCGTTGGTGGAGGGGGACGTGACCACAATTGGCAGCTTCTTGGAGCAATACAACGAAGCGGTGTGCGCGTCGGCAAAACGCATTGCGTTTCAACGGCAAGATGGACTGCGACCCGCGGTCGGGAATTAGGCAATGTCAGTAGAACCCATCGTAATCACTGGAACAGGCATATTGGCCAGCAACGGACTCGGGCGGGAGGCATATTGGAATTCGCTTGTGCAGGGGCGCTCGGGAATTCGCAAGATTCAACGGTTTGACCCATCAGACCTGCCTTGTCAAATCGCCGGCGAGCTTTGGGATTTCAATCCCGAGGACTTCATGCGCAAGCATGATGTGAGAAGGTGGCATCGGCATGTTCACCAGGCGGTAGCAGCGGCCAAATTGGCCGTGGAAGACGCGCAATTCGAGTCCGCCAAATACGATCCAGACCGGGTGGCCGTGGCGTTTGGCACAAGCGCCGGTTCGCCGGACGAGTACTATTTTACGCATCGCGAAGCCTTCGAGACTCGGGGCTGGAAGCACATTGACCGAATGGCCTCGTCGGCGACATCGGCACATGCCGCAACTGCCAACGTGAGCGCCGAGTTGAAGTTGCGGGGTCCTGCCGCAACCTATTCGAGTGGTTGCGCGGTTGGACTCGACCTCATCAATTGGGCAGCGACCCAATTGCGGAGGGGATTGGCTGATGCGGCATTGGTGGGTGCAACTGAGGCGCCCTTGACACTGTTGACCTTGGCGGCAACGTGCTCCATGGGGATCTTGTCGTCGCGAAACGACGAGCCGGAGAAGGCCATGCGACCGTTTGACCGGACCGGTGACGGCATTGTCTTGAGCGAAGGTGCCGGGGCAGTGATTGTGGAACGCTTGGGGCATGCCAAAGCCCGAGGAGCGCGCATACTTGCGGAAGTCGTGGGTTATGGGACGTCCACGGAAGGTCAGAACCCGTTGCTGATTGACAAGGAAGGGGCCGCCCTGACTCGTGCCATGACATCGGCTCTGAAAGAGGGCGGATTATCGCCGCAGGATATCGACGGGGCCGTATGCCACGGCGTAGGCATCAAGATGTACGATCGGAGCGAGGTGCGCGCCTATAAGCAGGTTCTGGGACAACAGGCATATCGCATTCCCATCTCCGCGCCCAAGTCCATGACCGGGCAGCCGTATTCGGTGGGCGGTATATGGAGCGTGGGCGCATCGTTGCTGACGATGGAGCGAGGGATTATCCCACCGACCATCAACTTGGAGGAGCCCGACCCGGAGTGCGATTTGGATTTTGTGCCACTGCGCGCGCGCTACAACGACATACGCACGTCGCTCGTCACGGCACTGAGTTTCGGTGGCAATCACAGCGCGATGGTCCTGCGCAAAATGAACTGAACAGATGGAATTGAAGATTACATCGACTTTACTTGTACTTTCGGCGGCATCGTCGCTCGCGATGGCCGTGCTGATGCTGGTAAGGAATCATCGAAGGGCCACACACGTGGCCTTTGCCGTATTGTGCACGCACTTGGCTGCTTGGGCGCTGTGTGTATTGGCCATCATTCACACCAGAACCGAGGAATCGGCATCGTTCTGGATTCACGCGACGTTCATCGTTGCCAGTTTCATCCCGGCGACCTTCTATCTCTTTATTGGGTATTTCCCAAAAGGGAAATTTAACGGACTCCGTGGCCTTTTGGCGTTCCTTTTTGTGACCGCCGCAGGTTTGGTCGTGTGCTCATTGATCAATAGGTCATGGTACATCGAAGCGCTCTTCCTGAGTCCCGATCCGTCGCATCATGTCGAGGTACAGTACGGGCCGATATTCCAGATATTCGTGGCAGATTTCTTCTTTTCGTTTATAGCAGTCCACGTCAATCTGATTAAGAAGTTGCGTCAGGCATCGGGAATTGCGCGGCGACAGATACAGCACGCCCTGCTTGGCGTCTTCTCGTTGGCGCTCTTCAGCGCGCTCACGAACGTACTCGCGCCGATGCTAGGAGTGCGGACTCTGGAGGCCTACGGTCCGGTATTCGTAGTGCTCATGATGGCCACATTCGCGTACGCGATGATCCGCTACCATCTACTGGACATTTGGGTCATCATTTCGCAGACGACTGTGTACGCGATTGTGACTGGTGTGGTAATTGTCATCTTCTTGAGTTCGATTTCATTGGTCCATTGGGCTTTCCGTTCGGCAACAGGCCCTGGCGACATTCTTCCAACCGTGTTGGCAGCGCTTGTCGTCGCACTTGTCTTACAGCCGCTCAAGGAGCAAGTTCAACTGATTCTGGACCGCGTAGTCCTAAAGCGGCACTACGATGTAAAGCATTTGCTTGCGCGGACGAGTCAGATGGCAGCCGAAATCGTCCAGTTTGATCGCCTTCTCAAGTCTGTTTGCGATGACATTCAGAAGACTGTGGGGGCGTCCATCATACGGGTGCTGTTGGTTGACGAGAAGCACGACGATCTATTGACGATTGAGTACTCGAGCGATCCCGAGGAACAGGGAAAGACTACGCGGGAATTCGCACTGCTGGCGGACTATGTCCGTGCGCACCCAGGACCACTGGTGCTGGAAGAGCTTGTGCACGCAAGACTCACGGAAGAGCGCGCCCGTATCGCGGAGATTCTTGCTGAAAACGACGTGTACCTTTGTCTGCCTCTGAAGAGAACCACGGGACTCGTGGGAATCATGACGCTGGGGCAAAAGCGCTCGCACGACATTTACACGGTGGATGACGTCGTGGTGTTCACCGCGCTGGCGACGCCGCTCGCGACAGCCATCGAAAATGCGCGGCTTTACAAGCAGCTTGAAGAGGCGAATCTGCACCGTTCGCGAATTCTGAGCAGCATGCGCGGCGGCGTTGTTGCCGTCGATACGGATGGCCGCGTGACCATGGTTAATCGTTGTGCCACGGATGTGCTTGGCCCGATTGCCGTCGGAAAGACCATACAGAGCGTCAATCCACAGGTTGCCCGGATTCTTGAGCAGACGATTCGCGACCGCCGGGCCATCGGGGACTACGAGACGATTATTTCGCACGCCAACGGGGAGAGAGTCCCCGTGGTGATTTCGTCATCCTGTCTCACGTCAAGCGACAATGAGTTGACCGGGGCCATGGTTGTTGTGTACGACCTCTCGCAAGTGAAGCGGCTTGAGCAGAACGTACAGCGCGCCCATCGGCTATCCTCCATCGGCACGTTGGCGGCGGGAATGGCGCACGAAATCAAGAATCCGCTGGTTTCCATCAAGACCTTCACCCAACTTTTGTTGGACCGTTACAACGACCCGGACTTTCGCTCGACCTTCTCGGACATTGTGCCCCACGAGGTGGAGCGGATTGACTCGATTGTGACTCGGCTGTTGCACTTCGCCAGGCCCAAACCGGCGAGTTTTGCTCCGCAGAACCTCCGTGCTATTATCGAGGAGGTCCTCACACTGGTTGAGAACCAGACGCGTAAGGAGAATGTCGTAGTCGAAACCGAATATTCGTCGGCGCACGTGGAAGTGTACGGAGATGAGCAGCAGCTGCATCAGGTGTTTCTGAATCTGGTGCTCAACGCCGTAGATGCCATGAGTGAGAGTGCGATTCGTATCCTGCGCATCAAGGTGGAGCATGGCCATATGCGGTTGCGCCGACATGGGTATGATCCGCTACCCGAAGTTGAGTGTGTGAAGATTTCGGTTTCGGACACCGGCTGTGGGGTACACAGTGACAGCTTAGACCGGATATTCACGCCGTTTTACACGACGAAGCACGATGGAACGGGACTGGGGCTTTCGGTTGTGCACGGCATTGTTACGGAGCATCAGGGCGACATATATGTAGAGAGCGCCCCGGGCGAGGGTACAACGTTCATAATCACATTGCCCCAAATCGGCTTGCTGGCCGAGATGCGGGGCGCATAGGGAATGAATGTAGTACTGGTCGTTGCGGATGATAGGGGTATTCGGGAGGCATTAACGGTTGCCTTGCAGGATACTTGTCTGGTGCTTACGGAGCAAGGGCTCGAAGAGGCCCTGCGTCGACTTATTTCGGTTCAGGCGGAAGCCATAATTCTTGATGATACGCCGTCCCTTGGACTTGGGGCCGTAAAGCGGCTCCGTCAGGCCATTCCACAGGTGCCCATTGTGGCGCTCTCTTCCAGGAGTGGACCGGAAATCCGGGCTGAGTTTATTCTAGCCGGGGCCAGGGCCAGCCTAAGCAAACCTTTCTCATGCGATGACCTCCTGGCAACGCTGAATGAGATCTTCTCACACAGCGCCGCTCCGGCACTGGTTGAGCCGATGCCAGCGGACCCCGTTGTCACTTCGCCCGGTTTTACGCAGTACCAAACGTGCATGCGCTGGCTCAATCGCGCTATGAACGAATTGGATGACCC
This genomic window from Candidatus Hydrogenedentota bacterium contains:
- a CDS encoding GAF domain-containing protein yields the protein MELKITSTLLVLSAASSLAMAVLMLVRNHRRATHVAFAVLCTHLAAWALCVLAIIHTRTEESASFWIHATFIVASFIPATFYLFIGYFPKGKFNGLRGLLAFLFVTAAGLVVCSLINRSWYIEALFLSPDPSHHVEVQYGPIFQIFVADFFFSFIAVHVNLIKKLRQASGIARRQIQHALLGVFSLALFSALTNVLAPMLGVRTLEAYGPVFVVLMMATFAYAMIRYHLLDIWVIISQTTVYAIVTGVVIVIFLSSISLVHWAFRSATGPGDILPTVLAALVVALVLQPLKEQVQLILDRVVLKRHYDVKHLLARTSQMAAEIVQFDRLLKSVCDDIQKTVGASIIRVLLVDEKHDDLLTIEYSSDPEEQGKTTREFALLADYVRAHPGPLVLEELVHARLTEERARIAEILAENDVYLCLPLKRTTGLVGIMTLGQKRSHDIYTVDDVVVFTALATPLATAIENARLYKQLEEANLHRSRILSSMRGGVVAVDTDGRVTMVNRCATDVLGPIAVGKTIQSVNPQVARILEQTIRDRRAIGDYETIISHANGERVPVVISSSCLTSSDNELTGAMVVVYDLSQVKRLEQNVQRAHRLSSIGTLAAGMAHEIKNPLVSIKTFTQLLLDRYNDPDFRSTFSDIVPHEVERIDSIVTRLLHFARPKPASFAPQNLRAIIEEVLTLVENQTRKENVVVETEYSSAHVEVYGDEQQLHQVFLNLVLNAVDAMSESAIRILRIKVEHGHMRLRRHGYDPLPEVECVKISVSDTGCGVHSDSLDRIFTPFYTTKHDGTGLGLSVVHGIVTEHQGDIYVESAPGEGTTFIITLPQIGLLAEMRGA
- a CDS encoding beta-ketoacyl-[acyl-carrier-protein] synthase family protein; the encoded protein is MSVEPIVITGTGILASNGLGREAYWNSLVQGRSGIRKIQRFDPSDLPCQIAGELWDFNPEDFMRKHDVRRWHRHVHQAVAAAKLAVEDAQFESAKYDPDRVAVAFGTSAGSPDEYYFTHREAFETRGWKHIDRMASSATSAHAATANVSAELKLRGPAATYSSGCAVGLDLINWAATQLRRGLADAALVGATEAPLTLLTLAATCSMGILSSRNDEPEKAMRPFDRTGDGIVLSEGAGAVIVERLGHAKARGARILAEVVGYGTSTEGQNPLLIDKEGAALTRAMTSALKEGGLSPQDIDGAVCHGVGIKMYDRSEVRAYKQVLGQQAYRIPISAPKSMTGQPYSVGGIWSVGASLLTMERGIIPPTINLEEPDPECDLDFVPLRARYNDIRTSLVTALSFGGNHSAMVLRKMN